Proteins encoded in a region of the Vitis riparia cultivar Riparia Gloire de Montpellier isolate 1030 chromosome 7, EGFV_Vit.rip_1.0, whole genome shotgun sequence genome:
- the LOC117918773 gene encoding putative polyketide hydroxylase produces MGPGGPGGPGGPGGWGPGPGGPGFGPGGPGFGPGGPGFGPGGPGFGPGGPGFGPGGPGFGLGGPGFGPGGFFGGFANGLCSMISSCFYCLCCCWLLQDCFGGPRGPYGPPGGGPPF; encoded by the exons ATGGGACCTGGTGGACCTGGTGGACCAGGTGGTCCTGGGGGTTGGGGCCCTGGCCCTGGAGGACCTGGTTTTGGCCCCGGAGGCCCTGGTTTTGGCCCTGGAGGCCCTGGTTTTGGCCCCGGAGGCCCTGGTTTCGGCCCCGGAGGCCCCGGTTTCGGCCCCGGAGGCCCTGGTTTTGGCCTTGGAGGACCTGGTTTTGGCCCTGGTGGATTCTTTGGTGGGTTTGCAAATGGTCTATGCAGCATGATATCTTCTTG CTTCTACTGCCTCTGCTGTTGCTGGTTGCTACAAGACTGCTTCGGTGGACCTCGCGGACCTTACGGCCCTCCTGGAGGCGGCCCTCCCTTCTGA